Proteins encoded together in one uncultured Desulfosarcina sp. window:
- a CDS encoding YgiQ family radical SAM protein: protein MNCEFLPVSQSDVKQRGWDRLDIILITGDAYVDHPAYGVALIGRALEAEGFRVGIIAQPDWRTDADFKRLGKPRLFFGITSGNVDSMVANYTANKRPRKKDDYTPGGKAGMRPDRALLVYANRVRQAFKDAVVVIGGIEASMRRLAHYDYWDNRVRRSILFDARADMLVYGMGESQTVEIARRLDAGEGIDTLDGIPGTAVIRKDPTFLKETVVLPAFEAVADDPAAFNKAFALFYGQQNPHTAQPVVQAHGDRFAVVYPPPMPLAAADLDAIYERGYCRSWHPDYEAAGGVPGLETVRHSLVTHRGCCGECNFCSLYFHQGRMVQSRSADSVVREARHLAGDPFFRGTITDMGGPTANLYGADCPRWAKKGFCGDKRCLAPQTCSALDPGYARSLPLYRRVRQIPGVKHAFIGSGFRHDLFGGAGSDAILEELCRHHVSGRMKVAPEHVSNPVLDAMGKPDIAVYDAFVQQFNRVGKRLPARRYLVNYFISAHPGSTLKDALEMALYLIRRNMHPEQIQDFIPLPLTLSGAMYHTGRHPFTGKSVYVAKTFRERKMQRALIQYRNPSNRSLIHDALDSLNARHLEPLFFKAAGGRRDKQKTGADPSASTKPVRRQPRKTGKPTRRRNRHR, encoded by the coding sequence ATGAATTGCGAATTTCTGCCGGTATCTCAGTCGGACGTGAAACAACGCGGCTGGGACCGGCTTGATATCATCCTGATCACCGGGGACGCCTACGTGGACCACCCGGCCTACGGGGTGGCCCTGATCGGCCGGGCCCTGGAGGCCGAAGGCTTTCGGGTGGGGATCATCGCCCAGCCGGACTGGCGCACCGATGCGGACTTCAAACGCCTTGGAAAACCGAGGCTTTTCTTCGGCATCACTTCGGGCAACGTGGATTCCATGGTGGCCAATTACACGGCCAACAAGCGCCCCCGCAAAAAAGACGACTACACGCCGGGCGGAAAGGCCGGCATGCGGCCGGACCGGGCCCTGCTCGTCTACGCCAACCGGGTGCGCCAGGCCTTCAAGGACGCCGTGGTGGTCATTGGCGGCATCGAGGCCAGCATGCGCCGCCTGGCCCACTACGATTACTGGGACAACCGGGTGCGGCGGTCGATCCTTTTCGATGCCCGGGCCGACATGCTGGTTTACGGCATGGGGGAGAGCCAGACCGTGGAGATCGCCCGCCGGCTGGATGCCGGGGAGGGGATCGACACCCTGGACGGGATTCCGGGCACGGCGGTCATCCGCAAGGATCCGACCTTTTTAAAAGAGACGGTCGTCCTGCCCGCCTTCGAGGCGGTTGCCGATGATCCCGCCGCGTTCAACAAAGCCTTTGCATTGTTTTACGGGCAGCAGAATCCCCATACCGCCCAGCCTGTGGTCCAGGCCCATGGCGACCGCTTCGCGGTGGTCTATCCGCCGCCCATGCCGCTGGCCGCAGCGGATCTGGACGCCATATACGAACGCGGCTATTGCCGCAGCTGGCATCCGGACTACGAGGCTGCCGGCGGGGTGCCGGGGCTGGAGACGGTGCGACACAGTCTGGTCACCCACCGCGGATGCTGCGGGGAGTGCAATTTCTGCTCGCTCTATTTCCACCAGGGGCGCATGGTGCAGAGCCGCAGCGCCGATTCCGTTGTCCGCGAGGCCCGTCATCTGGCAGGCGACCCTTTTTTCCGCGGCACGATCACCGACATGGGCGGGCCCACGGCCAATCTATACGGGGCCGACTGCCCGCGCTGGGCCAAGAAGGGGTTTTGCGGCGACAAACGCTGCCTGGCCCCGCAAACCTGTTCCGCGCTCGATCCCGGCTACGCGCGCAGCCTGCCCCTGTACCGGCGCGTCCGCCAGATTCCGGGGGTCAAACACGCCTTCATCGGCAGCGGATTTCGCCACGACCTGTTCGGCGGTGCGGGCAGCGACGCCATTTTGGAAGAGCTATGCCGCCACCACGTCAGCGGCCGCATGAAGGTGGCGCCGGAGCATGTCTCAAACCCGGTGCTCGACGCCATGGGCAAGCCGGACATCGCCGTTTACGATGCCTTTGTGCAGCAGTTCAATCGAGTTGGAAAGCGGCTTCCCGCCCGGCGATACCTGGTCAATTACTTCATCAGCGCCCACCCGGGTTCGACATTGAAAGACGCCCTGGAGATGGCCCTCTATCTGATCCGACGCAACATGCATCCCGAGCAGATCCAGGACTTTATCCCCTTGCCATTGACCCTGTCCGGCGCCATGTACCACACCGGCCGACATCCGTTCACCGGCAAGTCCGTTTACGTAGCCAAAACCTTCCGCGAACGCAAGATGCAGCGGGCCCTGATCCAGTACCGCAATCCGTCCAACCGGTCCTTGATCCACGACGCTTTAGATAGCCTGAACGCCCGGCACCTGGAACCGCTTTTCTTTAAAGCGGCCGGCGGCCGCCGTGACAAACAGAAAACTGGTGCCGATCCATCAGCATCAACAAAACCGGTGCGTCGCCAGCCGCGTAAAACAGGAAAACCCACCAGACGGAGAAATCGCCACCGATAG
- the htpX gene encoding zinc metalloprotease HtpX, whose product MGNQIKTTVLLAGMTALILIVGNLLGGRQGMIIALVLAAGMNFFSYWYSDKLVLKMYRAQEATPAQAPELFEMVQTLARQAELPMPKVYIIPKDAPNAFATGRNPDNAVVAVTQGLLKLMDRREIMGVLAHELGHVKNRDILIGTIAATMAGAIMMLATMARWSALFGGMHRDDNNGGGMGAIGMIAMSIIAPLAAMIIQMAVSRSREYLADATGARIAGGPEGLASALEKLGAYSRRIPMDANPSTAHMFIVNPLSGKSLQSLFSTHPPVEERISRLRGQRPAGGPSAPPPPPGSNRQEAAGKAFWDNLKG is encoded by the coding sequence ATGGGCAATCAGATCAAAACCACCGTGCTGCTGGCCGGAATGACGGCCCTGATCCTGATTGTGGGCAATCTGCTGGGAGGGCGCCAGGGGATGATCATCGCCCTGGTGCTGGCCGCCGGCATGAATTTTTTCAGCTACTGGTATTCCGACAAACTGGTTCTCAAGATGTACCGGGCCCAGGAGGCCACCCCGGCCCAGGCGCCGGAACTGTTCGAGATGGTGCAGACCCTTGCCCGTCAGGCGGAGCTGCCCATGCCCAAGGTTTACATCATTCCCAAGGACGCGCCCAATGCGTTTGCCACGGGGCGCAACCCGGACAACGCCGTCGTGGCCGTTACCCAGGGGCTGCTCAAACTCATGGACCGGCGCGAGATTATGGGGGTGCTGGCCCACGAACTGGGCCACGTGAAAAACCGGGACATCCTCATCGGTACCATCGCCGCCACCATGGCCGGGGCCATCATGATGCTGGCCACCATGGCGCGCTGGTCGGCCCTTTTCGGTGGCATGCACCGGGATGACAACAACGGCGGCGGCATGGGCGCCATCGGCATGATCGCCATGTCCATCATTGCTCCCTTGGCGGCCATGATCATTCAGATGGCTGTGTCCCGTTCGCGGGAATATTTGGCCGACGCCACCGGCGCCCGCATTGCCGGCGGCCCCGAAGGCCTGGCCAGCGCCCTGGAAAAGCTGGGGGCCTACTCCCGGCGCATTCCCATGGATGCCAATCCCTCGACGGCCCACATGTTCATCGTCAACCCGCTGTCCGGCAAAAGCCTGCAGAGTCTTTTCTCCACCCACCCGCCGGTGGAAGAGCGCATCAGCCGGTTGCGGGGCCAGCGGCCCGCCGGCGGCCCGTCCGCACCGCCGCCGCCTCCGGGGAGCAACCGGCAGGAAGCGGCCGGGAAGGCGTTTTGGGATAATTTGAAGGGATGA
- a CDS encoding addiction module antidote protein: MGNRKISDLPDFDMAAHLKDEEDIAAYLTMVIEDGDAGELAHALGVAAKARGMTDIANATGISREALYKALRPNSHPRFDTINRVCSALGVKLVAQAVQKEAQL, from the coding sequence ATGGGAAACAGAAAAATATCTGACCTGCCGGATTTTGATATGGCGGCACACCTTAAAGATGAAGAGGATATAGCCGCCTATTTGACAATGGTTATTGAAGATGGAGACGCGGGGGAGTTGGCTCACGCCCTTGGGGTTGCAGCCAAAGCCAGGGGAATGACAGATATCGCCAATGCAACAGGAATTTCTCGCGAGGCGCTATATAAAGCCCTACGGCCAAATTCGCACCCACGTTTCGACACGATAAACCGAGTATGTTCTGCACTTGGTGTAAAATTAGTGGCCCAGGCTGTTCAGAAAGAGGCGCAACTTTAA
- a CDS encoding GTPase, producing MMDNQNPNVALRAMAELETVRADIQDLAETLERIPLWRPAAGLKKSCQAALGILDRLAERLDRKLVITLVGPCGSGKSTLLNALAGVDDLSLSGHRRPTTQNVVAFCRQPEDARQLAEQLDAADLRIRTREGAIGLENVILIDTPDTDSTHQERHIPLVRQAIGLSDVLICVFDGENPKRRDHTDFLAPYVRLFSGSSLVVAVNKCDRLDEKELTDTIMPEFADYIRKAWSVEPAAIFCLSARSHLQHPGWDADAGPKHGRDQFDQLQRLIRETFNASGFSVDRRLENARSIRDDLHHSVREEAGRESKSLKAAMERIAACETEAMGRAMEAFRSGGGQLSLGINVRLYQQLAQRWLGPVGWLVAVWTRLLVFGTGLAALLRFGNPVRQLFGAVSVVRRHADSKKALEAADQGAGASLALLRYDDTIARAWPEIAEKLIDARFAPAVREAQRAPGHGDQVGQRLEQIWNEVLERELSNAGRRLSGGLLQLLFNLPVLGVLGYVGWLTALNFFTENILSSDFFLHAFWTIVLVLFLSFFLLQGVIRLAAGKEKLVARVFDGVQRSLDGERRIEESPVWRQVRMILELGGAAHSRDQ from the coding sequence ATGATGGACAACCAGAACCCCAATGTTGCCCTGCGGGCCATGGCGGAGTTGGAAACCGTTCGGGCCGACATCCAGGATCTGGCCGAGACCCTGGAGCGGATTCCCTTATGGCGGCCGGCCGCCGGACTGAAAAAATCCTGCCAGGCGGCCCTGGGCATCCTGGACCGGCTGGCCGAACGGCTGGACCGCAAGCTGGTGATCACCCTGGTCGGCCCCTGCGGGTCGGGGAAATCCACCCTGCTCAATGCCCTGGCCGGTGTGGACGACCTCTCGTTGTCCGGGCATCGGCGGCCCACCACCCAGAACGTGGTGGCCTTCTGCCGGCAGCCGGAAGACGCCCGGCAACTGGCCGAGCAACTGGACGCCGCGGACCTGCGCATCCGCACCCGTGAAGGGGCGATCGGGTTGGAAAACGTCATTCTCATCGACACGCCGGATACGGACAGCACCCACCAGGAGCGCCACATCCCCCTGGTCCGCCAGGCCATCGGCCTGTCCGACGTGCTGATCTGCGTGTTCGACGGGGAGAATCCCAAGCGCCGGGATCACACGGATTTTCTGGCCCCCTACGTGCGGCTTTTCAGCGGGTCCAGCCTGGTGGTGGCGGTCAACAAGTGCGACCGGCTGGACGAAAAGGAACTGACCGACACCATCATGCCCGAGTTTGCCGATTATATCCGCAAGGCCTGGTCGGTGGAGCCGGCGGCCATTTTCTGCCTTTCCGCCCGGAGCCATCTGCAGCATCCCGGATGGGACGCGGATGCCGGGCCCAAGCACGGCCGGGACCAGTTCGACCAGTTGCAGCGCCTGATCCGGGAGACCTTCAACGCCTCCGGTTTTTCCGTGGACCGCCGGCTGGAAAACGCCCGCAGCATTCGGGACGATCTTCACCACAGCGTGCGCGAGGAAGCGGGAAGGGAGAGTAAGTCCCTGAAGGCGGCCATGGAACGGATCGCCGCCTGCGAAACCGAAGCCATGGGGCGGGCCATGGAGGCTTTCCGCAGCGGCGGCGGCCAACTCTCTTTGGGAATCAACGTGCGGCTCTACCAGCAGTTGGCCCAGCGATGGCTGGGGCCGGTGGGCTGGCTGGTGGCGGTCTGGACCCGGCTTCTGGTTTTCGGCACCGGCCTTGCCGCCCTGCTGCGCTTCGGCAATCCTGTCCGCCAGCTGTTCGGGGCCGTTTCCGTGGTACGGCGCCATGCGGATTCCAAAAAGGCTCTGGAAGCCGCCGATCAGGGCGCCGGCGCCTCTCTGGCCCTGCTGCGCTATGACGACACCATTGCCCGCGCCTGGCCCGAAATCGCGGAAAAACTGATCGACGCCCGCTTCGCGCCGGCCGTGCGGGAGGCGCAGCGCGCACCGGGCCATGGCGATCAGGTGGGGCAGCGCCTCGAACAGATCTGGAACGAGGTGCTGGAAAGGGAGCTTTCAAACGCAGGCCGGCGCCTGAGCGGCGGGCTGCTGCAGCTGCTGTTCAACCTGCCGGTCCTGGGCGTGCTGGGGTATGTGGGCTGGCTGACGGCGCTGAACTTCTTTACGGAAAATATTCTCTCCAGCGACTTTTTCCTGCACGCCTTCTGGACCATCGTTCTGGTCCTGTTCCTCAGCTTCTTTCTGCTGCAGGGCGTCATCCGCCTGGCGGCGGGCAAGGAGAAACTTGTCGCAAGGGTGTTCGATGGGGTTCAGCGGTCGCTGGACGGCGAGCGCCGCATCGAGGAAAGTCCGGTTTGGCGGCAGGTGAGAATGATTTTGGAATTAGGGGGTGCGGCCCATAGCCGTGATCAGTGA
- a CDS encoding aminotransferase class IV, translating into MAIYYTDGKFVPAEEAVIPVDDLALLRGIGVFDLLRTYDGKPYFLDAHIDRLENSARKIDLALPWSHDEIAGIVKQTLARNDIPEANIRIVVTGGPSRDFMTPSGKPRLLVLVSPIPKLPEKWYTDGVKIISWEVERPIPGAKSIDYISASLALKKAAAEEAIEALYIDRNGLALECTTANIFAFAGDKLVTPGKGILSGVTRKVVLELAGEMFPIDIRDLSRTELLAADEVFITGTSKGIVPVVKVDDRTIADGRPGPRTRQLMEEMKRHTEEQ; encoded by the coding sequence GTGGCGATCTATTATACCGATGGCAAATTCGTTCCGGCGGAAGAGGCGGTCATCCCCGTGGACGATCTGGCCCTCCTGCGCGGCATCGGCGTGTTCGACCTGCTGCGGACCTACGACGGCAAACCCTATTTTCTGGATGCCCATATCGACCGGCTGGAGAATTCGGCCCGCAAGATCGACCTGGCGCTGCCCTGGTCCCATGACGAAATCGCCGGGATCGTCAAACAGACCCTGGCCCGAAACGACATCCCGGAAGCCAATATCCGCATCGTGGTCACCGGCGGACCGAGCCGCGACTTCATGACCCCGTCGGGAAAACCGCGCCTGCTGGTGCTGGTTTCGCCGATCCCCAAGCTTCCCGAAAAGTGGTACACCGACGGCGTCAAGATCATTTCCTGGGAAGTGGAGCGGCCCATCCCCGGCGCCAAGAGCATCGACTACATCTCGGCCAGCCTGGCCCTGAAAAAGGCGGCCGCCGAAGAGGCTATCGAGGCGCTGTACATCGACCGCAACGGACTGGCGTTAGAGTGCACCACGGCCAATATTTTCGCATTTGCGGGAGACAAGCTGGTGACGCCCGGAAAAGGCATCCTGTCCGGCGTGACGCGCAAGGTGGTGCTGGAACTGGCCGGGGAGATGTTTCCCATCGACATCCGGGACCTTTCTCGCACCGAACTGCTGGCGGCCGACGAGGTTTTCATCACCGGCACCAGCAAGGGCATCGTTCCGGTGGTCAAGGTGGATGATCGGACCATTGCCGACGGCCGGCCGGGACCGCGCACCCGGCAGCTTATGGAAGAGATGAAGCGGCACACGGAAGAGCAATAG
- a CDS encoding type II toxin-antitoxin system HicA family toxin has product MGRLSGFTYRRIVKQLKSCGFSFDRQAAGSHEIWYNEKTDRYTTIPNHPGDMPEGTLRAILRQAGIEPDDFLKKK; this is encoded by the coding sequence ATGGGCCGCTTATCGGGCTTTACATATCGTCGAATCGTCAAACAGCTTAAGTCGTGCGGCTTTTCTTTCGATCGTCAGGCGGCTGGTAGTCATGAGATTTGGTACAACGAAAAGACCGACCGCTACACCACCATCCCCAACCATCCCGGTGACATGCCCGAAGGCACCCTGCGGGCCATTTTAAGACAAGCCGGTATTGAACCGGATGATTTCTTGAAGAAAAAATGA
- a CDS encoding DUF1902 domain-containing protein encodes MEKIVNIHIEKLPEGLYLATSEDIQGLVAQGRTATEALEIARDVARKLIEARAQRTGGMNLSGIADSFDYPLIVND; translated from the coding sequence ATGGAAAAAATTGTCAATATTCACATCGAAAAGCTTCCCGAAGGCCTCTACCTTGCCACGTCGGAGGATATTCAAGGATTGGTCGCCCAGGGAAGAACGGCAACCGAAGCCCTTGAGATCGCTCGTGATGTTGCCCGGAAACTAATCGAGGCAAGGGCGCAACGCACCGGCGGAATGAATCTTTCCGGGATTGCCGACTCTTTCGACTATCCACTTATTGTAAACGACTGA
- a CDS encoding dynamin family protein yields MDQLYDAGTIEAVARLKDAAVRLSDLLVLDCRPAVDAWQQAVEARLLPRLKPDFPLVAAICGGGSSGKSTLFNALVGRPLSPTGGRAGINRRPLIAISTQYKEKPGVADALCDPFGCAPKLLEAMEELASPGDPLLCYQESLPPGLALLDTPDFDTGAGGSYQNREMAERSLSAADVLIYIFTNANYNNRDNTDFIARMLTTVGTRNSFLVYRVYPSFSDEEVLDHAGTVGRNLYGEGAGQHVLGVYRAVEDNRVAAGEQPVGVVPTGDGRTGLMEALSQMDPRQVKGELHRSIFTDVIHQGRGFVEAVRQADEHLAAYLEGLRTIQRSYVQEALSHLPMDAVVRRFSQIWRDTDPSHVKFMRKTGQVVEGPLQMALRAAKWIRGRKAGKKEAAPEGAVAAAMEADLVQAANGLRKAAVDPELMLRLSRSDPAVDQMRELLRRLTKHPDMAESSTRGDTATFRISLPPALADAQEALRGANWSATLEDMLARQESPGGLTGELEEELQRLVREQRARMTTFDQIRQTFAAMLNIIPATAAVTYVLSTGDPVGAVGIKVKLAGLFGLNDLYALVAIPATAGMKKADLKQLEALLAPVARAWLTHKLTAIEALFEEKITGALLQKGQAVSAAAADDIQRMDQSLAHCGRVLEKTA; encoded by the coding sequence GTGGATCAATTATACGATGCGGGCACCATCGAGGCGGTCGCACGCCTGAAAGATGCGGCGGTGCGCCTGTCCGATTTGCTGGTGCTGGACTGCCGACCGGCCGTGGATGCCTGGCAGCAGGCGGTGGAGGCCCGTCTATTGCCCCGGCTCAAGCCGGATTTCCCGCTGGTGGCAGCCATTTGCGGGGGCGGTTCTTCGGGCAAATCCACCCTGTTCAATGCGCTTGTAGGTCGGCCGCTCTCGCCCACCGGGGGCAGGGCAGGGATCAACCGCCGCCCGCTAATCGCGATCAGCACCCAATACAAAGAAAAGCCTGGTGTTGCCGACGCTCTGTGCGATCCCTTCGGCTGCGCGCCGAAGCTGCTGGAGGCCATGGAAGAACTGGCCTCGCCCGGCGATCCGCTGCTGTGTTATCAAGAAAGCCTTCCTCCGGGACTGGCCCTGCTGGATACGCCCGATTTCGACACCGGCGCCGGCGGCAGCTACCAGAACCGGGAAATGGCCGAGCGCTCCCTGAGCGCGGCCGACGTGCTGATCTACATCTTCACCAACGCCAATTACAACAACCGGGACAACACCGATTTCATCGCCCGCATGCTGACGACCGTGGGCACCCGCAACAGTTTTCTGGTCTACCGGGTCTATCCATCCTTCAGCGACGAAGAGGTCCTCGACCACGCCGGCACCGTGGGGCGCAACCTCTACGGCGAGGGGGCCGGGCAGCACGTGCTGGGGGTGTATCGTGCCGTTGAGGACAACCGGGTGGCCGCCGGTGAGCAGCCTGTGGGCGTCGTGCCGACCGGCGACGGCCGGACCGGGCTCATGGAAGCGTTGTCGCAGATGGACCCCCGGCAGGTCAAAGGGGAACTGCATCGCTCGATTTTCACGGATGTAATCCACCAGGGGCGGGGCTTTGTCGAAGCGGTCCGCCAGGCAGACGAACACCTGGCCGCATACCTGGAAGGGCTGCGAACGATCCAGCGCAGCTATGTTCAGGAGGCGCTGAGCCATCTTCCCATGGATGCGGTCGTCCGCCGATTTTCCCAGATCTGGCGGGACACCGATCCCTCCCACGTCAAATTCATGCGTAAAACCGGGCAGGTGGTGGAAGGCCCCCTGCAAATGGCCCTGCGGGCGGCCAAATGGATTCGCGGCCGCAAGGCCGGAAAAAAGGAGGCAGCTCCCGAGGGCGCCGTTGCCGCGGCCATGGAGGCCGATCTGGTCCAGGCGGCCAACGGGCTGCGCAAGGCGGCGGTGGACCCGGAGTTGATGCTCCGGCTCTCACGGTCCGATCCGGCGGTCGATCAAATGCGCGAACTTCTCCGGCGGTTGACGAAACACCCCGATATGGCCGAAAGCTCGACCCGGGGCGACACGGCAACCTTCCGGATCTCGCTGCCACCCGCCCTTGCCGACGCCCAGGAAGCCCTGCGCGGCGCGAACTGGTCGGCAACCCTCGAGGACATGCTGGCCCGGCAGGAATCCCCGGGCGGCCTCACCGGCGAGCTGGAAGAGGAACTGCAGCGGCTGGTCCGCGAGCAGCGCGCCCGCATGACCACCTTCGACCAGATCCGCCAGACCTTCGCGGCCATGCTCAACATCATTCCGGCCACTGCCGCGGTAACCTACGTGCTGAGCACAGGGGACCCGGTAGGCGCCGTCGGCATCAAGGTCAAACTGGCCGGCCTGTTCGGTCTCAACGACCTGTATGCCCTGGTCGCCATTCCGGCCACGGCGGGGATGAAAAAGGCGGACCTAAAGCAGTTGGAAGCCCTGCTGGCACCTGTGGCCAGGGCCTGGTTGACCCACAAATTGACGGCCATCGAGGCCCTGTTCGAAGAAAAGATCACCGGCGCGCTGTTGCAGAAGGGACAGGCCGTGTCAGCGGCGGCCGCCGATGACATCCAACGGATGGATCAAAGCCTGGCCCATTGCGGCCGGGTACTGGAGAAGACGGCATGA
- a CDS encoding type II toxin-antitoxin system RelE/ParE family toxin produces MITIKTTPEFDKWLGGIKDRMTRIRLARRIDKAHNGNLGDVKAVGSGVFEMREHFGHGWRMYYTQRGETLIIMLAGGGKKTQEADIARAIKIAAELED; encoded by the coding sequence ATGATTACGATCAAAACAACCCCGGAATTTGACAAGTGGCTTGGCGGGATAAAGGACCGGATGACGCGGATTCGTTTGGCACGTCGAATTGACAAGGCGCACAATGGGAATCTTGGGGACGTTAAGGCCGTTGGTTCCGGTGTTTTTGAAATGCGGGAGCATTTCGGTCATGGTTGGCGTATGTATTATACTCAGCGTGGTGAAACATTAATCATAATGCTTGCCGGTGGCGGCAAAAAAACGCAGGAGGCTGATATAGCAAGAGCTATCAAAATAGCCGCCGAATTGGAGGATTGA
- a CDS encoding Hsp20/alpha crystallin family protein, with protein MDYIKIKFGGNFDPTGQSLGKTIQDIFRPRPVNPMFSSREHLWTPQMDIFETPEEIMIWAEISGVEKDDLDLEINSRAVKISGVRREMTRVPNGTYRLAEIQYGRFERILYLPSPVDTEVVSTTYTNGLLTIRIAKLKLDKVHKVPISEG; from the coding sequence ATGGACTACATCAAAATCAAGTTCGGGGGCAATTTCGATCCCACCGGCCAGAGCCTGGGGAAAACTATTCAGGATATCTTCCGACCGCGGCCCGTCAACCCCATGTTTTCATCCCGCGAACACCTCTGGACGCCGCAGATGGATATTTTCGAAACCCCGGAAGAAATCATGATCTGGGCTGAAATTTCCGGTGTGGAAAAAGACGACCTCGACCTGGAAATTAATTCCCGGGCCGTCAAGATTTCGGGTGTCCGGAGAGAAATGACGCGTGTGCCCAACGGAACCTACCGTCTGGCCGAGATCCAGTACGGCCGCTTCGAACGCATTCTCTACCTGCCGTCCCCGGTGGACACCGAGGTGGTGTCGACCACCTACACCAACGGTCTGCTGACAATCCGAATCGCCAAGCTCAAACTCGACAAGGTGCATAAGGTCCCCATCAGCGAAGGGTAA
- a CDS encoding GNAT family N-acetyltransferase: MEPIEIVEADLDRDDHRRSVLELIDAYACDPMGNGQPLPERVKKELIPGLRNHPTTLIFLAWCDGRAVGIAVCFIGFSTFAARPLINIHDLAVLPGRRGAGVGRQLLDAVERKAREMNCCKVTLEVLENNRRALKVYAAAGFVRATYTEEAGGALFFAKKL, from the coding sequence ATGGAACCGATTGAAATTGTGGAAGCCGATTTGGATCGCGACGATCACCGGCGCAGCGTCCTGGAACTGATCGACGCCTATGCCTGCGATCCCATGGGCAACGGCCAGCCGCTGCCGGAACGGGTTAAAAAAGAGCTGATTCCCGGGCTGCGCAACCATCCCACTACGCTGATTTTTCTGGCCTGGTGCGACGGCCGGGCCGTGGGGATCGCCGTCTGTTTCATCGGTTTTTCCACCTTTGCCGCCCGGCCGCTGATCAACATCCACGACCTGGCCGTGCTCCCCGGCCGGCGTGGGGCCGGTGTAGGCCGTCAACTGCTCGATGCGGTGGAACGCAAGGCCCGGGAGATGAACTGCTGCAAGGTCACCCTGGAGGTGCTGGAGAACAACCGCCGGGCGTTGAAAGTCTATGCCGCAGCGGGCTTTGTCCGGGCCACCTATACCGAGGAGGCGGGCGGGGCATTGTTTTTTGCTAAGAAATTGTGA
- a CDS encoding XRE family transcriptional regulator translates to MNKLQDADIRKEVAALNIGRQIRQLRFQRGMTLKEVSEITGLSKPSLSQIENNDGAPPIATLIKIATALGVKIGHFFKEPEASQRLVVVRRDERHRLNRLSHEDQYAAIGYWYESLAYPMVEKNMEPFIAEIAPRDEGDILFNQHRGEEFIFVMDGTLEFRSPDQTILLHKGDSLYFDAEISHGLRGIGGIARVLVVVYVPQ, encoded by the coding sequence ATGAATAAACTTCAAGATGCAGACATCCGGAAGGAAGTTGCGGCCCTGAATATCGGGCGGCAGATCCGACAGTTGCGCTTTCAGCGGGGAATGACCCTCAAGGAGGTTTCCGAAATCACCGGACTTTCCAAGCCGTCGTTGTCCCAGATCGAAAACAACGACGGTGCGCCGCCCATCGCCACCCTGATCAAGATCGCCACCGCGTTGGGCGTCAAAATCGGCCATTTCTTCAAGGAGCCGGAGGCCAGCCAGCGCCTGGTCGTGGTGCGCCGGGACGAGCGGCACAGGCTCAACCGGTTGTCCCACGAGGACCAGTACGCGGCCATCGGCTACTGGTACGAATCGCTGGCCTACCCCATGGTCGAAAAGAACATGGAGCCCTTCATTGCCGAAATCGCTCCACGGGACGAAGGGGACATCCTTTTCAACCAGCACAGGGGAGAAGAGTTTATCTTCGTTATGGACGGAACGCTCGAATTCCGCAGCCCCGACCAGACCATCCTCCTGCATAAGGGGGACAGCCTCTATTTCGATGCCGAGATTTCCCATGGGCTGCGAGGGATTGGGGGGATTGCGAGGGTGTTGGTTGTAGTCTACGTCCCCCAATAA